TTGTGCGATCAGGTCAATTTCATGCAAGTGCTTTTACTCATCGTGGATGCATAGAAAAGTGCCTTTGGTTTCATCACACGGTATATTTCGGAGACTGCCTTTGGAATATCCGGCACATGATACAGCATGTGATTGGCGATCACGATATCGAATTCTTCGTTGTGAAAAGGAATCGACTGAACGTCGGCTACAACGAATTTGATTTGCCCTGTCGTGTCACGGATATTTTTGCGAGCTTCTTCCAACATACCGGGTGAAAGATCGGTGAGTGTTATTTTCCATGATTCAGATATTCTGTCCGCATTCCTAGACCATAAAGTTCCATCTCCACAACCTATTTCTAAAATTCTGATATTCGATCGATTGCCTAAATGTTCAAAAAACCATCGATGCCATCCCTGTTTATTCACGCCGCATTTTTCATATAATTCAATTCTAGTTTGTAACCGATTTGCCGTGTGGTACTGCTCCACCCAATCCTTCTCTATGTGTACCGCATGAATAAGCTCAGCCAGTGCCATCCAATCCACGTGTTCTTCCCTGTATGAATTAACTTTTCTATAGCTTCGTCTATAGCTTTAAAAACGAATTGCAGATGAGCTGTCTTTTGTAAAATGATCTCTCGTTGCATTTTTAATGAGCTTCGCAGATCCTGTTCCTGAATGTGGCTTTCCGTTACCATTTGTTTAATATCAATAAGCGTTAAACCGAGATACTTTAACGTTTGTATCTTTTGCAGCTTAATCAAATCCAGCTTGTTATACATCCGTTGTGAAGCTTGACCGTAATTCGAAGGCTTTAACAAACCTATCTGATCATAATATCTTAATGTTCTCACGGTAAGACCTGTTTGCTTTGATATCTGACCCGTAGTAAAATACTCATTTTTCTGCTCTCGGGATGGCATGGTCTCTCCTCAGTTCTTATCTTAATTTCCCTAAAGGATTTTTGTTGGTTTAACAGTTCCCTCCTCTAGCCCTTTTTTTGTCATGAAGCTTCTATTTATTCCCCTTGCGCACCTTTAACAGCTTACCTTTTACGGTCGTATTTTTCATAATCTCAAGTACAAGTGGTCCCTTGCCATTCAGAATTTCAACGTCTGTTACATGATCGAAAATTGTAATAATCCCTATATCGTCTGCTGTCACCCCGTCAAGCTTAGCGATTGTCCCAACAAAGTCTACGGCTCTAAGTTTCTTCTTCTTGCCGCCATTGAAGTTAAGTTTCATAATCTGTTGGTTTAATTGCTCGCGCTTATCTTTTTTCAGTTTAATTTTAACATGTAGCTTCTGTTCAAAATCTTCTCTACAGCGATCGATAGCCTCCTCTGAGGGGGCTTTTACCGGTGAAATCGCAAATCCAATATATGCTTCAATATCGGCTAATCGTTTGCTATCCTTCGGAGTGACTATGGTAATTGCTTTACCCGTCTTGCCTGCACGTCCCGTACGTCCGGTGCGATGAACATAGCTCTCCTTCTCAAGGGGAACATCGTAATTAATGACATGGGTGATATTCGTGATATCGATGCCCGGGCGGCTACATCTGTCGCAATCAAGTAACGAAATTGCCCCCTTCGGAACGCATTCATCACCTCGAATCTTTCTTCTTGCTCCATACCCCCATGAATGCGATCACATGGATAATCGAGATCGGCCAATTCCCTGAATAATATATCGACATTCTCCTGCGTGCGACAGAAAATAATACAGCTGTCAGGATTCTCAACAATGAGCAGATTTTGAAGCAGCAACAGCTTGTCCGTCTCCATCACCTGAATAAGAGAGTGGTCAATGGTGGCTGTCGTGATACCGGTCGCTTTAATTTCAATGTTAACAGGATGATCCATATACTTGCGTGACAGTTGGTCCACATCGTCAGGAAAAGTAGCGGAAAATAACATCGTAACCCTGTCGCTAGGCAGCGCCTGAATGATTGACTGAACTTGCTCAATAAAGCCATATTCAGCATCTCATCAGCCTCATCAATAACAAGATAGGCCATCCGTTCTAGCGATAGCGTGCCTCGCTCAATATGGTCCAATACACGCCCTGGCGTACCTACAACTATATGCGTTCTTTGTTTTAACTCAGCCTTCTGTATATGAAAAGGATGCTTCCCATAAAGAGACGTCACTTTATCCGCTTAAAGCGTCCAATATTGGTGATGTCTTCTTTGACCTGCAATGCGAGTTCACGGGTTGGCGTTAAGATTAAAGCTTGAGGCTTATTCTCATTCCAATCTACTAACTCGCAAAGTGGAATACCATATGCCGCTGTTTTGCCGCTACCTGTCTGTGATTTGACGACAAGGTCCTTCTTCACAAGGGCAACTGGGATGACTTCCCGTCTGAACTTTTGTTGGCGTCTCATAGCCCAGGCTATTCAGCGCTCTCACGATTTCTTCACTTAATGGATAATCTGTAAAATGCCTCTGACTCATTTTCAACCTCTTCTGCGCTGTATTTGAATACCTATACCTATACCCATAGGATTTCATTGTGCATCTAACTTATACTCGTATAGTATACTCTATGGAAATGATTTGATCCCATGACTTCCTATATGTATGAATACATCATTGCAGCATTTTTGACTATATACTAAACCCATAACTTAATCGACTTGAAATAAAACCGTCTGGACGGTATAATAAAGTGGGTGATGAAAAATGAATACTAATAAAAAAGAGTTAAAAAGAGAACTAATCCTTAAAGCCGCCTCACTGATTGTGCATGAAGAAGGAGTAGAAAAATTAACTTTAGAAGCCGTGCTAAGAAGGCAGGGATCAGTAAAGGAGGATTGCTTTACCATTTTCCGAATAAAGATGCGCTGATTCTGGCATGGTTGAACAACTATCGACCAGCTTTGTCACCGAATTTAATGAGCGGGCAGAAAATGACATGCATTCCAAAGGAAGATGGACTCGTGCTTATATGAATACATCATTGTCTGGAAACCATGGCGAAAATGACCTGTATACCGCTCTCTCTGCAGCTCATTTTACTAACCCTCAAATGCTAGAACTACTTC
This DNA window, taken from Paenibacillus kribbensis, encodes the following:
- a CDS encoding class I SAM-dependent methyltransferase; protein product: MALAELIHAVHIEKDWVEQYHTANRLQTRIELYEKCGVNKQGWHRWFFEHLGNRSNIRILEIGCGDGTLWSRNADRISESWKITLTDLSPGMLEEARKNIRDTTGQIKFVVADVQSIPFHNEEFDIVIANHMLYHVPDIPKAVSEIYRVMKPKALFYASTMSKSTCMKLT
- a CDS encoding MerR family transcriptional regulator, coding for MRTLRYYDQIGLLKPSNYGQASQRMYNKLDLIKLQKIQTLKYLGLTLIDIKQMVTESHIQEQDLRSSLKMQREIILQKTAHLQFVFKAIDEAIEKLIHTGKNTWIGWHWLSLFMRYT